The proteins below come from a single Miscanthus floridulus cultivar M001 chromosome 1, ASM1932011v1, whole genome shotgun sequence genomic window:
- the LOC136543770 gene encoding polypyrimidine tract-binding protein homolog 1-like isoform X2 yields the protein MSSGGGGGQQFRYTQTPSKVLHLRNLPWECAEEELVELCKPFGRIVNTKSGVGANRNQAFVEFTDVNQAISMVSYFASSSEPAQIRGKTVYIQYSNRQEIINNKSPGETTGNVLLVTMEGVQASDVTIDVIHMVFSAFGYVHKIATFEKAAGFQALIQYTDAATASAARDALDGRSIPSYLLPEHVTSCCLRISFSAHQDLNIKFQSNRSRDYNNPYLPINYSAMDGTLQPAVGADGRKVEAQGNVLLASIENMQYVVTVDVLHTVFSSFGTVQKIAIFEKNGGTQALIQYPDVNTAAVAKEALEGHCIYDGGYCTW from the exons ATGTCGTCGGGAGGCGGTGGGGGGCAGCAGTTCCGCTACACGCAGACGCCGTCCAAGGTGCTGCACCTGCGGAACCTTCCGTGGGAGTGCGCGGAAGAGGAGCTCGTCGAGCTCTGCAAGCCCTTCGGCCGCATCGTCAACACCAAGAGCGGCGTCGGCGCCAACCGCAACCAGGCCTTCGTCGAGTTC ACTGACGTTAATCAGGCAATCTCGATGGTATCTTATTTTGCATCATCTTCAGAACCAGCACAAATCCGAGGCAAGACTGTTTACATTCAGTATTCAAATAGGCAAGAAATAATTAACAACAAGAGTCCTGGAGAGACGACTGGAAATGTCTTGCTTGTTACTATGGAGGGTGTTCAAGCTAGTGATGTCACCATTGATGTGATCCATATG GTTTTCTCGGCTTTTGGGTATGTTCATAAGATAGCCACCTTTGAAAAGGCTGCAGGTTTTCAG GCATTGATCCAGTACACTGATGCAGCCACTGCTTCAGCTGCTAGAGACGCCTTAGATGGAAGGAGCATCCCAAG TTACTTGCTTCCGGAGCATGTGACATCCTGCTGCCTGCGAATTTCCTTTTCTGCACATCAGGATTTGAACATCAAGTTTCAGTCAAACCGCAGCAG GGATTATAATAATCCGTATCTTCCAATTAATTATTCTGCCATGGATGGTACATTACAG CCTGCTGTTGGAGCTGACGGAAGGAAAGTGGAGGCTCAAGGCAATGTTCTTCTTGCATCAATTGAGAATATGCAATATGTTGTTACTGTAGACGTTCTTCATACT GTGTTCTCATCATTTGGTACAGTCCAGAAAATTGCTATTTTTGAGAAGAATGGGGGAACACAAGCTTTGATTCAGTACCCTG ATGTAAATACAGCTGCTGTAGCGAAGGAAGCATTGGAAGGGCATTGCATCTACGATGGTGGCTACT GCACATGGTGA
- the LOC136543770 gene encoding polypyrimidine tract-binding protein homolog 1-like isoform X1: MSSGGGGGQQFRYTQTPSKVLHLRNLPWECAEEELVELCKPFGRIVNTKSGVGANRNQAFVEFTDVNQAISMVSYFASSSEPAQIRGKTVYIQYSNRQEIINNKSPGETTGNVLLVTMEGVQASDVTIDVIHMVFSAFGYVHKIATFEKAAGFQALIQYTDAATASAARDALDGRSIPSYLLPEHVTSCCLRISFSAHQDLNIKFQSNRSRDYNNPYLPINYSAMDGTLQPAVGADGRKVEAQGNVLLASIENMQYVVTVDVLHTVFSSFGTVQKIAIFEKNGGTQALIQYPDVNTAAVAKEALEGHCIYDGGYCKLHLSYSRHTDLNVKAHGDKSRDYTIPAGIIQGVLQPPGVQATSSGWQGNLQAAGAYAPPGAPAQSHNANGQVPNWNPGNSVYPPAPGTYPGQMYSSPSQYATSGGFPNTPSTTPPQYATSGGFPNTPSTAPPQYAASGGFPNTPTGAPPGALPQQLHASQQMPPQHENQSRGTPGTSQPPPPASYYR, translated from the exons ATGTCGTCGGGAGGCGGTGGGGGGCAGCAGTTCCGCTACACGCAGACGCCGTCCAAGGTGCTGCACCTGCGGAACCTTCCGTGGGAGTGCGCGGAAGAGGAGCTCGTCGAGCTCTGCAAGCCCTTCGGCCGCATCGTCAACACCAAGAGCGGCGTCGGCGCCAACCGCAACCAGGCCTTCGTCGAGTTC ACTGACGTTAATCAGGCAATCTCGATGGTATCTTATTTTGCATCATCTTCAGAACCAGCACAAATCCGAGGCAAGACTGTTTACATTCAGTATTCAAATAGGCAAGAAATAATTAACAACAAGAGTCCTGGAGAGACGACTGGAAATGTCTTGCTTGTTACTATGGAGGGTGTTCAAGCTAGTGATGTCACCATTGATGTGATCCATATG GTTTTCTCGGCTTTTGGGTATGTTCATAAGATAGCCACCTTTGAAAAGGCTGCAGGTTTTCAG GCATTGATCCAGTACACTGATGCAGCCACTGCTTCAGCTGCTAGAGACGCCTTAGATGGAAGGAGCATCCCAAG TTACTTGCTTCCGGAGCATGTGACATCCTGCTGCCTGCGAATTTCCTTTTCTGCACATCAGGATTTGAACATCAAGTTTCAGTCAAACCGCAGCAG GGATTATAATAATCCGTATCTTCCAATTAATTATTCTGCCATGGATGGTACATTACAG CCTGCTGTTGGAGCTGACGGAAGGAAAGTGGAGGCTCAAGGCAATGTTCTTCTTGCATCAATTGAGAATATGCAATATGTTGTTACTGTAGACGTTCTTCATACT GTGTTCTCATCATTTGGTACAGTCCAGAAAATTGCTATTTTTGAGAAGAATGGGGGAACACAAGCTTTGATTCAGTACCCTG ATGTAAATACAGCTGCTGTAGCGAAGGAAGCATTGGAAGGGCATTGCATCTACGATGGTGGCTACTGTAAGCTTCACCTGTCATACTCTCGTCATACTGATCTGAATGTGAAG GCACATGGTGACAAGAGCAGAGATTATACAATTCCAGCTGGCATAATCCAAGGGGTACTGCAACCACCTGGTGTACAAGCTACATCCTCTGGGTGGCAAGGTAACCTTCAAGCAGCTGGGGCATATGCCCCACCCGGTGCCCCTGCTCAAAGCCACAATGCCAATGGACAAGTGCCGAACTGGAATCCCGGCAACTCAGTGTATCCCCCAGCCCCAGGAACATATCCAGGCCAGATGTACTCATCTCCGTCGCAGTATGCAACGTCAGGGGGCTTCCCTAATACCCCATCCACCACTCCGCCGCAGTATGCAACATCAGGGGGCTTCCCTAATACTCCATCCACTGCTCCGCCACAGTATGCAGCATCAGGGGGCTTCCCTAACACCCCAACCGGTGCCCCTCCTGGTGCTCTGCCACAACAGTTGCACGCTTCGCAGCAGATGCCGCCTCAGCATGAAAATCAGTCACGAGGCACACCTGGAACTAgccaaccaccaccaccagcatcaTACTACCGTTAA